The sequence GTCGAGCAGTGCGGCGCCGTGGCCCGCGGTGATGGCGTCGTCATAGTCCTGGAACGCCTTCTCGCGCTCCTTCACCACGCCCTGCACCTTGCGGCCGTTGCACTCCATGGAGAAGCCGATGAGCGTCCCGTCCGAGGGGAGCGGGAAGATATAGACGGCCTCTACGGGCCGGCTCTCGGTGTTGCGGTAGCGCTGGCGCACGCGCACCCGCGCATGACCGCCGAGCAGCTCACCGGTGACTTCCACGCCCTGCAGAGGGATCTGCGCGCCGCTCCGCATGAACAGCCCGCACTTCAACTGGCCTGCCGTCTCGATGGTCATCTGGCTTCTACCTTTCCTCTGACTGCTCGATGAGGGCGCGCACGCGTTCGGCGAGCGCCCGGGTCTTCTCGTCTGCGGTGTCCGCGAGGTGCAGCTCCAGCCCCGGCGCCAGCTCCCACCGCCGGTAGCCTGTCACGGGCAACTGTCGCCCTGCTTGCACGGGCCCCGGCGTGGACACTCCGGAGGCCGGGGAGGGTTCCGACAGTGCCGTCGGAGCCGGTGGCAAGATGTCAGTGGGCACCTGGGCCTCGGACAGCGCCTTCAGCTCCTCCGGGCTCAGCCGGGTCAGCTCCACCTGAATGGCATCGAGCGGCAGGAAGCGGGCCTGCAGCACGCGGATGGCCTTGAGCCGCTGCAGGTGCTCCTCGCCGTACACGGTGTCCGGCCCCTTGAAGGGCGGAGCGGGGAGCAGCCCTCGCTGGACGTAGTAGCGCACCGTGCGGGGGGAGACCCCTGCCTCGGCGGCCAGCTCGGCCAGCTTCCACTCGGTCTGTGTCTTCGTCGGGCTCACGAGACAGACAGTAAGACCCGACAGTTTAACTGTCAAGAAGACAGTTGGTGGAATCTTGCCACTGGCGAGAAGGCCTCCCGGCGAGCCTCCCTCGGCCTCACCGCCCCATTCCTAGCGAGCGCAGCAAATCCAGGGGGATGGGGATGACGGTCTGGTTGCCGCTGTTGCTGATCTCCACCAGCGTCTGCAGGTAGCGGAGCTGGAGCGAGGAGGGGTTTCGAGAGAGCACATCGGCGGCCTGGGCGAGGCGCTCGGCAGCCTGGTGCTCGCCCTCGGCGGCGATGACCTTGGCGCGGCGCTCGCGCTCGGCCTCGGCCTGGCGGGCGATGGCGCGCTGCATCTCCACCGGCAGGTCCACGTTCTTCACCTCCACGTTGGAGACCTTGATGCCCCACGGGCCCGTGTGCGCGTCGAGCACCTGCTGGATCTCCTTGTTGACGCGGTCGCGCTGGGAGAGCAGGTCGTCCAGCTCCACCTGCCCGAGGATGGCGCGCAGCGTGGTCTGCGCCAGCTGGCTGGTGGCGTAGAGGTAGTCCTCCACCTGGAGCACGGCCTTGTCGGCCTGGATGACGCGGAAGTAGACGACGGCGCTCACCTTCACGCTGACGTTGTCCTTGGTGATGACGTCCTGGGGGGGCACGTCCCGTGCCACGGTGCGCAGATCGATGATGACCATGCGCTCCACGAAGGGGATGAGCCAGCGGAAGCCGGCGCGCTTGAGCCCCACATAGCGGCCGAGCCGGAAGACGACTCCGTTCTGGTACTCGGTGACGATGCGGACGCCGGAGATGAAGAGGAAGAAGAGGAAGACCACGGGAATCAACAGGCCAAGGAGCTCGCTCATGTCTTCACCTCGTCGACGTACAGGGTGAGGCCCTCCACGCGGCGCACCACCACGGGGGTTCCGGCTTGGATGGGAGAGGCGGAGACGGCCCGCCAGCGCTCGCCGTGGACGAACACCTCGCCCCCCTCGGAGGAGACGGGCCCGAGCGTGGTGCCGCGTTCCCCTGGCAGCCCCGCGTCTCCGGCAAGCTGCGGCAGATGGCGGGTCTGCGCGCTGCGGAAGGCGAGGAACACGGCGAAGCCGGCGACCACGATGGCCGTGGGGAGCACCAACGGCAGGGGCACGGACGCGCGCGAGGAAGGGTCGACGAACCATTCCGGGTCGAAGCGATCCACCAGCAGCACGCCTCCGAGGATGAGCAGCAGCGCCCCGCCAGCGCCGAGCAGGCCGCTGGTGACGAAGATCTCCGCGATGAGCATGCCGATGCCCAGGAAGAGGAGCAGGACGGCGCCGGTGCGCACGGGCAAGGCCGAGGAGGCCAGCAGGGCGAGCACGAAGGCCACGATGCTGATGAGGCCCGGGGCGAAGACGCCCGGATGGGTCAGCTCCACCATGAGCCCGAGCGCGGCCACGAGGAAGAGCATGTAGACGATGGCGGGCTCCGCGAGCCCATGGAGCAGGCGCTGGGAGAGACTCGGCGAGAGCTCCACCACCTGGGCCTCGCGCGTGGCGAGCTGCCGAGGCCCATCCGCTGTCTCGACGCGCCGGCCATCCGCCCATGCGAGGAACGCCTCCTCCGAGGAGGCCACCGTCTCCACGACGTGCAGCTCCACGGCGCGGTCGGCGGGGACGCTGACGCTCTCACGCACGGCGGTGGCGGCCCACTCGGCGTTGCGGCCGCGCTGGCGGGCGATGCTCTCGGCGAAGGCGGCGGTGTCGTTCTCGATCTTCCGGGCCATGGCCTCGCCCGCCTGTTGGGGATCTTCCCCGGTCAGTCCGAGGACGGGGTGCGCCGCGCCAATGTTCGTTCCCGGCGCC comes from Hyalangium minutum and encodes:
- a CDS encoding NfeD family protein, with the translated sequence MNSGTRMAWRRARVLPLLGLMLASGVLAESPRDRPIVSRCVLEGIVDAGSGAYLTECVRKAEEAGHAALLVRVDTPGGSLESTRAIVRAFLASRVPVLVWVGPSGARAGSAGVFVTLASHLAAMAPGTNIGAAHPVLGLTGEDPQQAGEAMARKIENDTAAFAESIARQRGRNAEWAATAVRESVSVPADRAVELHVVETVASSEEAFLAWADGRRVETADGPRQLATREAQVVELSPSLSQRLLHGLAEPAIVYMLFLVAALGLMVELTHPGVFAPGLISIVAFVLALLASSALPVRTGAVLLLFLGIGMLIAEIFVTSGLLGAGGALLLILGGVLLVDRFDPEWFVDPSSRASVPLPLVLPTAIVVAGFAVFLAFRSAQTRHLPQLAGDAGLPGERGTTLGPVSSEGGEVFVHGERWRAVSASPIQAGTPVVVRRVEGLTLYVDEVKT
- a CDS encoding slipin family protein — translated: MSELLGLLIPVVFLFFLFISGVRIVTEYQNGVVFRLGRYVGLKRAGFRWLIPFVERMVIIDLRTVARDVPPQDVITKDNVSVKVSAVVYFRVIQADKAVLQVEDYLYATSQLAQTTLRAILGQVELDDLLSQRDRVNKEIQQVLDAHTGPWGIKVSNVEVKNVDLPVEMQRAIARQAEAERERRAKVIAAEGEHQAAERLAQAADVLSRNPSSLQLRYLQTLVEISNSGNQTVIPIPLDLLRSLGMGR
- a CDS encoding helix-turn-helix domain-containing protein, giving the protein MSPTKTQTEWKLAELAAEAGVSPRTVRYYVQRGLLPAPPFKGPDTVYGEEHLQRLKAIRVLQARFLPLDAIQVELTRLSPEELKALSEAQVPTDILPPAPTALSEPSPASGVSTPGPVQAGRQLPVTGYRRWELAPGLELHLADTADEKTRALAERVRALIEQSEER